In Drosophila innubila isolate TH190305 chromosome 2R unlocalized genomic scaffold, UK_Dinn_1.0 1_C_2R, whole genome shotgun sequence, the following are encoded in one genomic region:
- the LOC117783178 gene encoding uncharacterized protein LOC117783178 has protein sequence MIKRAHPILEFEGSASSIPWRNRIENNILGPRSVMATCRSCDTRHQTKVKHKHSKKTHLMALGTSIFGGIISGCIPYFVIREPSTKTYFLALIISLAGGISGCIPYFFSSSESVTHSCPACGTFIGTYRT, from the exons ATGATTAAACGTGCGCATCCCATACTCGAATTTGAGGGGAGTGCAAGTTCTATTCCTTGGCGAA ATCGAATTGAAAATAACATCCTGGGTCCTAGGTCGGTCATGGCCACTTGTCGCTCATGTGACACGCGTCATCAGACCAAAGTGAAACATAAACACAGTAAAAAGACACATTTAATGGCCTTGGGAACTTCTATATTTGG TGGCATCATAAGTGGTTGCATTCCCTACTTTGTGATTCGTGAGCCCAGCACCAAAACTTATTTCTTGGCATTGATCATTTCCCTCGCGGG TGGCATCTCTGGTTGCATTCCCTACTTTTTCAGCTCCAGTGAAAGTGTCACACATTCCTGCCCCGCCTGCGGCACTTTTATCGGCACCTATCGAACTTAG
- the LOC117783183 gene encoding lipopolysaccharide-induced tumor necrosis factor-alpha factor-like, translated as MSVVVGPESSRVICPTCNLEVMSSTEGKSSTRTHLIALLLCALACWPCVPFLYCTDCARNVEHTCPECHNYIGTYER; from the exons ATGTCGGTAGTCGTCGGTcccgagtcgagtcgagtgaTCTGTCCCACTTGCAACCTGGAGGTGATGTCCAGCACGGAGGGAAAGTCATCAACGAGGACACATCTGATAGCGTTGCTTCTCTGTGCCTTAGC ttgttggccATGTGTACCATTTTTATACTGCACGGATTGTGCACGGAATGTCGAGCACACTTGCCCCGAGTGCCACAACTATATTGGCACCTATGAGCGATAA
- the LOC117783180 gene encoding uncharacterized protein LOC117783180, whose protein sequence is MEPTMSPLLWQRQRDSNILGPKSVMATCRSCITRHQTKVKYKHTKKTHLMALGICLLSGIFSFSIPYYLNLEAGTITHLLALIIYIIGAFCSCCIPYYLNSSESVTHYCPACGAFIGTYIN, encoded by the exons ATGGAACCGACGATGTCACCTCTCCTTTGGCAAC GCCAGAGAGATAGTAACATCTTGGGTCCTAAGTCGGTCATGGCCACTTGTCGCTCATGTATCACGCGTCATCAGACCAAAGTGAAATATAAACACACTAAAAAGACGCATTTAATGGCATTGGGAATTTGTCTATTGAG TGGCATCTTTAGCTTTTCAATTCCATACTATCTGAATCTTGAGGCAGGAACCATAACTCATTTGTTGGCATTGATCATTTACATCATAGG TGCCTTCTGTAGCTGTTGCATTCCCTACTATTTGAACTCCAGTGAAAGTGTCACACATTACTGTCCTGCTTGTGGCGCCTTCATCGGCACCtatataaactga